A single window of Candidatus Acidiferrales bacterium DNA harbors:
- a CDS encoding DsrE family protein has protein sequence MDKLTIVIQDAPYGSEKAYNALRYASALLANQVAVNAFLLADGVAVAKRNQKTPTGYYNTANMLSELIAKGVKVKT, from the coding sequence ATGGACAAGTTGACCATAGTCATCCAGGACGCGCCGTATGGGAGCGAGAAAGCATACAACGCTCTCCGGTATGCCTCGGCCCTGCTCGCCAACCAGGTGGCGGTGAATGCTTTCCTTCTCGCCGATGGCGTGGCGGTCGCCAAACGCAACCAGAAGACGCCCACCGGTTACTACAACACAGCGAATATGCTAAGCGAACTGATCGCCAAGGGCGTCAAGGTCAAGACTTGA
- a CDS encoding metalloregulator ArsR/SmtB family transcription factor has translation MTSSKVKGPDLQREVCSRHAEMCKVFTHPIRLQILDILREQETSVSHLADRLGVAIGNLSQHLNMMKQRRVLVSRKDGNNVYYRLANPKMLKAFDLMREILLEQMQRESVLVRHMQRAQVRS, from the coding sequence ATGACGAGCTCGAAAGTGAAGGGGCCTGACCTGCAACGCGAGGTCTGTAGCCGCCATGCCGAAATGTGTAAGGTCTTCACTCATCCCATTCGGCTTCAAATCCTGGATATACTGCGTGAACAAGAGACATCTGTTTCCCATCTGGCCGACCGGCTTGGGGTTGCCATTGGCAACCTTTCTCAGCATTTGAACATGATGAAGCAGCGGCGTGTGCTGGTCTCACGCAAGGATGGGAATAATGTTTACTACCGGCTCGCCAATCCCAAGATGCTGAAGGCGTTCGACTTGATGCGGGAGATCCTGCTTGAACAGATGCAGCGGGAAAGCGTCCTTGTGCGGCACATGCAGCGGGCACAGGTTCGCTCGTAG
- the pepT gene encoding peptidase T, with protein sequence MRKNTFVPVLLLLVLLLSLAARAEKRPSSSFRDELVDRFSRYVKVDTQSQEDTGKTPSTEKQFELARMLADELKQIGLEEVNIDALGFVTATLPATLPPEKAAEVPVIGLLAHMDTSPEAPGADVKPILHRNYDGKDIVLPGDPTQVIRLAETPELSKRAGHDLITSDGTTLLGADDKAGIAVLMTALHYLKQHPEVPHGKVRVAFTVDEETGTGITHFDLDKFGARYAYTFDGGQAPEMENETWNADRATITFIGRIAHAGRAKGKMISAVRAAASFIEQLPANMLAETTSGRDGFVYPYRIEGGIDRVKLTALLRDFTLEGLKAKEEMLEKIRQAVMATFPGLQIRLEIAEQYRNMKHELDKFPQVLGNAMMAARRIGLEPQLKSIRGGTDGANMTLRGVPTPNIFSGGGNYHSRLEYVSVNEMEQSALLAIELVKIWAEK encoded by the coding sequence ATGAGGAAAAATACTTTTGTTCCAGTGCTCCTCTTGCTTGTTTTGCTTCTGAGCCTCGCTGCCCGGGCGGAGAAAAGGCCAAGCTCATCCTTCCGCGATGAGCTCGTTGACCGTTTCTCGCGTTACGTCAAGGTGGATACCCAGTCGCAGGAAGATACGGGCAAGACGCCGAGCACCGAAAAGCAGTTCGAGCTGGCGCGGATGCTGGCGGACGAGCTCAAACAAATTGGGCTCGAAGAGGTGAACATTGACGCGCTCGGTTTTGTGACCGCAACCTTGCCCGCCACCTTGCCGCCGGAGAAGGCCGCCGAGGTGCCCGTCATCGGCTTGCTCGCCCACATGGATACCTCGCCGGAAGCGCCGGGCGCCGACGTCAAGCCGATCCTCCACCGCAACTATGATGGCAAGGACATCGTGCTCCCCGGCGATCCCACGCAGGTGATCCGCCTGGCGGAAACGCCGGAGCTCTCGAAGCGCGCCGGCCACGACCTCATCACCAGCGATGGCACCACCCTTCTCGGCGCTGACGATAAGGCCGGCATTGCCGTCCTCATGACGGCTTTGCATTACCTCAAGCAGCATCCGGAAGTTCCTCACGGCAAAGTGCGCGTAGCTTTTACGGTGGACGAAGAAACGGGCACCGGAATCACTCACTTTGACCTCGACAAGTTTGGCGCTCGCTATGCCTACACCTTCGACGGCGGGCAGGCTCCCGAAATGGAGAACGAGACGTGGAACGCCGACCGGGCAACGATTACCTTCATCGGGCGCATCGCTCATGCCGGAAGGGCCAAAGGAAAGATGATCAGCGCCGTGCGGGCCGCCGCCTCCTTCATCGAGCAACTCCCCGCCAACATGCTGGCGGAGACGACTTCCGGCCGGGATGGCTTTGTCTATCCTTACCGGATCGAAGGCGGCATCGATCGCGTCAAGCTGACTGCTCTTCTCCGCGACTTCACCCTGGAAGGCCTCAAGGCAAAAGAGGAGATGCTCGAGAAGATTCGCCAGGCGGTGATGGCCACTTTTCCCGGCCTCCAAATCCGTTTGGAGATCGCCGAGCAATACCGCAACATGAAGCACGAGCTCGACAAATTCCCGCAAGTGCTGGGCAACGCGATGATGGCTGCCCGGCGCATCGGCCTCGAGCCCCAGCTCAAGTCCATCCGCGGCGGGACGGACGGCGCCAACATGACCCTGCGCGGCGTGCCCACGCCCAACATCTTTTCCGGAGGCGGAAACTACCACAGCCGGCTGGAATACGTTTCGGTCAACGAGATGGAGCAGTCGGCGCTCCTGGCCATCGAGCTGGTCAAGATCTGGGCTGAAAAGTAA
- a CDS encoding prolyl oligopeptidase family serine peptidase, giving the protein MRRLSRAVALALLCLLAAPLLAQKRLTIEEIFSDVGLTGRMPEHLKWSPEGRKLTFILRDDSGNRGDLWAVDAANGEKQILVSHEQLASLRGKLLLVHGTADDNGHMQNSLQLAQEFIQAGEQFDLLLDPQKPHSLSGPVGRRHLFTAITEYFKKNLYRMRIR; this is encoded by the coding sequence TTGAGGCGACTTAGCCGGGCGGTTGCCCTTGCCCTTCTTTGTTTGCTTGCCGCGCCGCTGCTTGCTCAGAAGCGGCTCACCATTGAAGAGATTTTCTCGGACGTGGGGTTGACCGGGCGCATGCCGGAGCACTTGAAGTGGAGTCCGGAAGGACGGAAGCTGACCTTCATTTTGCGGGATGATTCGGGCAATCGCGGCGACCTCTGGGCAGTGGACGCCGCAAACGGCGAAAAGCAGATCCTGGTCAGCCACGAGCAGCTCGCCAGCCTGCGCGGCAAATTGCTGCTCGTGCACGGCACCGCCGACGACAACGGGCACATGCAGAACAGCCTGCAGTTGGCGCAGGAGTTCATCCAGGCGGGCGAGCAGTTCGATCTTCTGCTTGATCCGCAGAAGCCCCACTCCCTCTCGGGGCCGGTGGGGCGCCGGCATCTCTTTACGGCTATCACCGAATATTTCAAGAAGAACCTTTACAGGATGAGGATTCGATGA
- a CDS encoding sulfatase-like hydrolase/transferase: protein MFIILAVSPSRTASPNQPPNVLFITIDTLRADHLGCYGYRKIETPNIDRLAAEGVRFTRAYTPVPVTLPAHAVMFTGSYPMRTGMHDFSGNRLSAGQPTLASLLRNQGYATAGIVGSAVLDSRFGLNQGFEFYYDHFDFSRLDETNLDAMERRGDEVVNQSLAWLRQNHRKRFFLWVHLFDPHHPYRPPPPYSTRYKAQPYDGEIAFDDEQVGRLVEFLKKNNLYDQTLIVVVSDHGEGLGEHGEKTHGFFIYNSTLHVPLIFKLPLEKSIPNKEIGNLVSLIDLLPTVLQVAGVNIPGEVQGKSLLPLMQGRRGQSLESLYAESYLPRIHFNWSELRSLQEGHYHFIDAPKPELYDLSQDPRELKNLYAQRRKIADDLQGRLARLIKLYLSASGDKTAEQTGMDPVLMERLKSLGYAAVSGGGSPTISDRKLPDPKDRIQMYELVSEAIADSQHGRYEASIAKLQAALKTEKDSLPVRYLLALNYYRQQNFTNAIQELQRVVQMSPSYSLAVYYLGLAYGKVGDWNQAIVFLKRVLELDPSNFSAAFNLGAAYLKVGRIQESLAAFQQSVNIFPEYAPGYEALGEVYLYQGKVDEAIGALRKAVDLNPKSVKARRTLAKALEAKGLHQEAQEELRKAQAPPEP from the coding sequence TTGTTCATCATTCTGGCCGTTTCTCCTTCCCGGACTGCTTCCCCGAACCAGCCGCCCAACGTCCTGTTCATCACCATCGACACCTTGCGTGCCGATCACCTGGGATGTTACGGCTACCGCAAGATCGAGACCCCGAACATCGACCGTCTGGCTGCCGAGGGAGTGCGTTTCACCCGCGCGTACACTCCGGTGCCCGTCACGCTCCCCGCGCATGCGGTCATGTTCACCGGCAGCTATCCGATGCGGACCGGCATGCACGACTTCAGCGGCAACCGCCTCAGCGCCGGCCAACCGACGCTTGCCTCGCTGCTTCGCAACCAGGGCTACGCCACCGCCGGCATCGTGGGCTCGGCAGTGCTCGATTCCCGCTTCGGCCTGAACCAGGGATTCGAGTTCTACTATGACCATTTTGATTTCAGCCGGCTGGATGAAACCAACCTGGACGCCATGGAACGTCGCGGCGATGAGGTGGTCAATCAAAGCTTAGCCTGGCTGCGACAGAATCATCGGAAGCGTTTTTTCCTTTGGGTTCACCTCTTTGACCCGCACCATCCTTACCGCCCGCCGCCCCCGTACAGCACGCGATACAAAGCGCAACCCTACGACGGTGAAATTGCTTTTGACGACGAGCAGGTAGGCCGCCTGGTCGAGTTCCTGAAGAAAAACAACCTGTACGACCAGACGTTGATCGTCGTCGTTAGCGACCACGGTGAGGGTCTGGGGGAGCATGGCGAAAAGACTCATGGCTTCTTCATTTACAACTCGACGCTGCACGTGCCGCTCATCTTCAAGCTGCCGTTGGAAAAGTCCATCCCGAACAAAGAGATTGGGAACCTGGTGAGCTTGATCGATCTGCTCCCGACGGTCCTGCAAGTTGCCGGTGTCAACATACCCGGAGAAGTGCAGGGCAAGAGCTTGCTTCCGCTGATGCAGGGTCGCCGTGGGCAGTCGCTCGAAAGTCTTTATGCCGAGTCCTACCTCCCGCGCATCCATTTCAACTGGAGCGAATTGCGCAGCCTCCAGGAGGGACACTACCACTTCATTGATGCCCCGAAGCCTGAGCTGTATGACTTATCGCAGGACCCGCGGGAGTTAAAAAATCTTTACGCTCAACGGAGGAAGATCGCCGACGATTTGCAAGGGCGGCTGGCACGGTTGATCAAGCTATACCTGTCGGCTTCCGGCGATAAGACGGCCGAACAGACCGGGATGGATCCTGTCCTGATGGAGCGTCTGAAGTCGCTGGGATATGCCGCCGTTTCCGGAGGCGGGAGCCCGACCATCAGCGACCGCAAGCTGCCGGACCCCAAGGATCGCATCCAGATGTACGAGCTGGTTTCCGAAGCGATCGCCGATAGCCAGCACGGCCGTTACGAAGCCTCCATTGCCAAGCTGCAGGCTGCGCTCAAAACGGAAAAAGATTCGCTGCCCGTGCGCTATTTGCTGGCACTGAACTACTATCGCCAGCAAAACTTCACGAACGCCATCCAGGAATTGCAGCGGGTCGTGCAAATGAGTCCGAGCTATTCTTTGGCCGTTTATTACCTCGGCCTCGCCTATGGGAAGGTGGGGGATTGGAACCAAGCCATCGTTTTCTTGAAGCGGGTATTGGAACTTGACCCGAGCAACTTCTCGGCCGCTTTCAACCTGGGGGCCGCCTATTTGAAGGTAGGCAGAATCCAGGAAAGCCTGGCGGCCTTTCAACAGTCCGTCAACATCTTTCCTGAGTATGCTCCAGGCTACGAAGCTTTGGGTGAGGTTTACCTGTACCAGGGCAAGGTGGATGAAGCCATTGGCGCGCTCAGGAAAGCCGTAGATCTGAACCCAAAGAGCGTCAAGGCTCGCCGTACTCTTGCCAAGGCCCTGGAGGCAAAAGGACTACACCAGGAAGCGCAGGAAGAGTTGAGGAAGGCTCAGGCCCCGCCCGAACCCTAG
- a CDS encoding sulfatase-like hydrolase/transferase, producing the protein MKLNTSHPRILYLLAAFLFTASDAAWAPSSPAGPNVVLITVDTLRADRLGCYGSKTVPTPVIDALARDGVLFEQAIAQVPLTWPSHAAILTGTYPFSNGVQDFTGQPLSTKIRTLAESFKRNGYATGAVVSSFVLDRSWGLARGFDFYYDTFPGQAFVQKDIALVDRRAKESVSQALRWLQRPRRQPFLFWLHLFDPHSPYDPPEPFRSRYRQHPYDGEVAYVDSQLGRLFAWLKKSGLYDGALIVFLSDHGEALGEHGESEHGFFVYDSTVRVPLIIKPPSKLRTAQRRIPGPVETISVAPTVLQLAGLHDPIERQFQAPSLAGAVTSGPPAAGDQNRPAYSETFYPFSSFGWSPLRSVHSARYHFIEAPEPELYNLQADPQEQHNLVSQESAVAASLRKQLQDLIGRYQPRTDTVRGQPSRPPDQTSGPSAEAIEKLRSLGYVAYRAPASRSLPTSGLADPKSKLWEYQAILEATDAFRAGKGTAARSILKKVQDADPKLYLIPFMLGEAASREGDWAAAVPEFRRCLELNPYFDQAMMGLARALNVQGEADQAKQWLERALAINPQNFRAWYELARVQARSDATAARSSLEKALAIQPNFAFAFRDLGLLDMRQEKFAAASQNLEKAVKLGLTDAATLNFLGITYSRTNRLDLAMESYRRALAANPNHAEAHLNLGYVYERRNEPARARQEYETACRLDKNLCKYVRSTQN; encoded by the coding sequence ATGAAGTTGAATACGTCTCATCCGAGAATCCTCTATCTCCTGGCCGCATTTCTCTTCACCGCTTCCGATGCGGCGTGGGCTCCCTCCTCCCCGGCTGGGCCGAACGTTGTTCTCATCACCGTGGACACTTTGCGCGCGGATCGCCTGGGTTGCTACGGCTCGAAGACGGTGCCCACCCCCGTGATCGATGCCCTGGCGCGCGATGGAGTCCTGTTCGAGCAGGCGATTGCCCAGGTCCCGCTCACCTGGCCTTCCCATGCCGCCATCCTCACGGGCACCTATCCCTTCTCCAACGGGGTCCAGGATTTCACCGGCCAACCACTTTCCACCAAGATCCGGACGCTTGCCGAGAGTTTCAAACGCAATGGCTACGCGACCGGGGCGGTGGTCAGCTCGTTCGTCCTGGATCGAAGCTGGGGGCTTGCCCGCGGCTTTGACTTCTACTACGACACATTTCCCGGCCAGGCGTTTGTCCAGAAGGACATTGCTCTGGTGGACCGACGGGCCAAAGAAAGCGTAAGCCAAGCATTAAGGTGGCTCCAGCGCCCGCGCCGCCAACCTTTCCTTTTCTGGCTTCACTTGTTTGACCCGCACAGCCCGTACGACCCGCCCGAACCGTTCCGGTCCCGGTATCGGCAGCACCCCTATGACGGGGAAGTTGCCTACGTGGACAGCCAGTTGGGCCGTCTCTTCGCATGGCTCAAGAAGAGCGGTTTGTATGACGGCGCGCTGATCGTCTTTCTGAGCGATCACGGGGAGGCGCTGGGGGAGCATGGCGAGAGCGAACACGGTTTTTTTGTCTATGACTCCACTGTGCGGGTGCCGCTCATCATCAAACCCCCGTCCAAACTTCGCACCGCCCAGCGGCGAATCCCTGGCCCGGTGGAAACCATCAGTGTGGCACCCACCGTTTTGCAGCTTGCCGGCCTGCACGACCCTATCGAAAGGCAGTTCCAGGCACCCAGCCTGGCCGGAGCGGTGACAAGCGGCCCGCCTGCCGCGGGCGACCAGAACCGCCCAGCGTACTCCGAGACCTTCTACCCTTTCAGCTCCTTCGGCTGGAGTCCTCTGCGGAGCGTGCACAGCGCGAGGTACCACTTCATCGAGGCTCCCGAGCCTGAGCTTTACAACCTACAGGCAGACCCACAGGAACAGCACAACCTGGTGTCGCAAGAAAGCGCCGTCGCCGCATCCCTGCGGAAACAATTGCAGGACTTGATCGGCCGCTATCAGCCCCGTACCGATACGGTACGGGGCCAGCCGTCACGCCCGCCAGACCAAACTTCCGGCCCGAGTGCGGAAGCAATTGAAAAGCTCCGCTCCCTGGGTTACGTCGCCTATCGCGCTCCCGCTTCCCGTTCCCTGCCCACTTCAGGCCTCGCCGATCCCAAGAGCAAACTCTGGGAATACCAGGCGATTCTCGAAGCGACCGATGCCTTCCGCGCGGGCAAAGGCACAGCCGCGCGATCGATTCTGAAGAAGGTCCAAGATGCCGATCCAAAGCTTTATTTGATCCCTTTCATGCTGGGAGAGGCGGCGTCGCGAGAAGGGGATTGGGCGGCGGCTGTGCCGGAGTTCAGAAGATGCCTGGAGCTTAATCCCTATTTTGACCAGGCTATGATGGGGCTCGCGCGCGCGCTGAACGTTCAGGGAGAAGCCGACCAAGCCAAGCAGTGGCTGGAGCGCGCTCTGGCGATCAACCCACAGAACTTCCGCGCCTGGTACGAATTGGCGCGGGTCCAAGCGCGCTCGGACGCAACCGCCGCACGAAGTTCGCTTGAAAAAGCTCTCGCCATCCAGCCCAACTTCGCGTTTGCTTTCCGCGATCTGGGCCTGCTCGACATGCGGCAGGAAAAATTCGCCGCGGCATCACAGAATCTTGAAAAAGCCGTCAAGCTTGGTCTGACCGATGCGGCGACGCTAAATTTCCTGGGCATTACCTACAGCCGCACGAACCGGTTGGACCTGGCCATGGAGAGTTATCGGCGCGCCCTGGCCGCCAATCCGAATCATGCCGAAGCCCATCTCAACCTGGGCTACGTCTATGAGAGGCGCAACGAACCGGCTCGCGCCCGGCAAGAATATGAAACCGCCTGCCGACTGGATAAAAACCTCTGCAAGTACGTCCGCAGCACGCAAAACTAG